GTAGCTGACCGTCACCCCGCCTGCGTTCGCGAGGATGTCCGGGACGATCATCACGCCCGCGTCCTTCAAGATCGCATTCGCGTCCTGGGTCGTCGGTGCGTTCGCGGCTTCGACGATGACCTTCGCCTTGACCTGGGGCGCGTTCTTCTCCTTGATCGCGTCCTCGAGCGTGGCCGGGATCAGGACATCGGCGGGCCAGGCCATGATCTCGGCCCCGTCGAATGCGTCGCCGCCCGCGAAGCCATGCACCGTTCGATGCTCGGCCGCCCAGGCCACCAGGGCCGGCACGTCGAGGCCGGCATCGTTCGATACGGCTCCCATGTGGTCCGCGACGGCGACGACCTTGCCACCCCGTTCGGCGATCAGTCGGGCGGCGTGGCTGCCGACGTTACCGAATTCCTGAAGCGCGACCGTTGTTCCAGAGAGATCCATGCCTCGGTCGCTGAGCCCGATTCGCCGGCGAACAGCCACATCCTGATCAGCGGCCGGCCCTTCTCGCAGGAGTGGCCGCGAGATTCAGACCCGGGCAAGCGTCTCCCGCGGCGATTCGCAGAAGTGTTCCCGGTAATCAATCGAGAAGCGGCCGAGGTGGACGAAGCCGTTGTTGAGGGCGATGCGGGCGACGCGGGCGCGTGATGGGGCGCCCGCGAGGAGGTCCTGCTGCGCCGCGTTGAGGCGGCGCGCCTTGATGTAATCGGAGGGACTGACTTGGAAGTACTCCCGAAACGAACGCTGGAGCGTGCGCAGCGAGGCGCCAGTGTGGCGGCAAACGTCTTCCATCCGGATCGTTTTGGAGTAGTGATCCTCGATGTATCCCCTCGCGAGCCTCGCGATATGGCTGGCCGACCGGTTGCCGAGGCACACTTCGCCGGGGCGTTTCTCGGTCTCCCCGACCATCAGGCCGAGGAACCGGCATATCAGGTGGGAGAAATCCTCGAAAGACATGCTGCCGTAGGACAGCAGGCCGGTCACTTGGCCGTGAAGCGCCGACCACTCGGACGAAGGGCCCGGTAGGATGCGAATTGGCCCGCCGTTCATGCGCGTCCGGGGGAAGAGCACTCGAGCACTCGCCTCTAAATCGGATTTGGGAAGGGTGAGAGTCTTGCATTCTGCTTCGTCCGGGGAAACAAAGTCCACTTCTGAGTCCGCGTCCATCACAAGCACCTGGTCGTTCCCCACCTCCGCGCCGTCGACCATCATGAAGAACGGTGGGCGCATGATGCCCAGTGCCACGCTCCCCCCGGGAGGAGTCAGCAGAGCGTGCACGCGCTTGTCCAGGTGATGCGAGGTGAGTGAGGACTGCCCGAGGTGCAGCCACCGCCATCGGCTCGTGACGAGTCCCTTGCTCAGTTGGAGGTATCTGCCTTCCCTGCCCATCGAGTGGGCGAATTCGTTCAGCCCCTCCATCGAGCGGAAGGTGGCGTCCATGAGGGTGGATGTCGGACTAGCGTTGCCAGGCATGCCGCCATTCTCGGCGATCCGACGCAGGCCAGCAACCGCCCTATCCTGAATAGCAGGACGCTCGGCGGGTTCGAAGTATCAAAGAAGGGTGAGAAGTGGCGCGGGGTTACGCCTCCTGCCTTGCAAGGTGCTGCAATGGACGGAAATAGACTGAACACATCACGGCCCCGCGGCCCTATACGGCCCCTTTCGATGTGACAAAACCCGAACCGGCGACCCCCACGTCCGGATCGGGCCAGATCGCTCCCGAATTCGGGCGATCTGCCATCCAGCTACATGGCCGGGTAGCGGGAAACCCCTCTGTAGAGTAGCCCGGGGCAGTCGC
This portion of the bacterium genome encodes:
- a CDS encoding helix-turn-helix transcriptional regulator — encoded protein: MDATFRSMEGLNEFAHSMGREGRYLQLSKGLVTSRWRWLHLGQSSLTSHHLDKRVHALLTPPGGSVALGIMRPPFFMMVDGAEVGNDQVLVMDADSEVDFVSPDEAECKTLTLPKSDLEASARVLFPRTRMNGGPIRILPGPSSEWSALHGQVTGLLSYGSMSFEDFSHLICRFLGLMVGETEKRPGEVCLGNRSASHIARLARGYIEDHYSKTIRMEDVCRHTGASLRTLQRSFREYFQVSPSDYIKARRLNAAQQDLLAGAPSRARVARIALNNGFVHLGRFSIDYREHFCESPRETLARV